Part of the Pedobacter roseus genome is shown below.
TTATATTTTTATTGTCTGGTTCCATAAGGCTATTAATATAATAATTATCAATTAATGTTTTTGATAAAAAAGCTGACTAATATGCTATTATTTTATTGGAAGCAACACATTAACAGCCAATTAAAATTAACATCTGATTACGCAAAATATTGATACACCGCAGCAAAATTTAATAATCATACTAAACATATTTTAAACTGTCAATGATCATAACCAAATAAAAACACCGTAAATTATTCGGTATAAAAATCTGAATGTGCTTTCTTGCCGTATATGTAATCAAATCCATAAAACCGGATCAGGCAGATGGCGTCTCTTACTCAAAGACTTTTAATCATATTCATTCTCATCATCGCTTTTGCGGGAAGAATTGCGGTATCAGCCATTGCCAGCCAGAAATCTTCTCAGGTGATAGTTAAAGAAAACATGGGCAAATCAGAAAAACCGGATAGTGGTGAGAATGATGAGCAGATGGAAGAAAAAATGAAATTGGAAGACCTCATTGTGCATGGTTTAACAAACATTGATTTTATGAGCATAGCCAGCACTAAAACTAAATTGTTTGCTGGTAATTATCAACTCCTTAATTGCACCCTAAAAACCTTAGAGTACCCTCCTAAATAAGGCTATCGAAGCCTAAAATTCACAATTTTCTTAATTAAACATTAAACTACATGATTAAAACTAAACATTTAATCATAGTGGCCCTATTGGCTATTATGACCCCTATTCTATTTTCTGCATGTAAGAAAGACAGAAATAACGATCCGGAACAAGAAACCCTTACTCCTGGCCCTGATGTTAATTTTTATGCGCTTACAGCGGATAGCAAATTATTATTGATCAATGCAAAAAATCCGAATTCAATCACCTCACAGGTAACAATTTCGGGTCTGCAGGCCGGAGAAACCATTTTAGGAATCGATTTTCGTCCTGCTACTGGTCAACTTTATGGCATAGGCAGCACCAGCCGTTTATATGTAATTGATCCAAAAACCGGAACTGCGAGGTCTATCTCGGCGGCTCCATTTACGCCTGCCCTTAGCGGAACTTCGGTAGGTTTTGATTTTAATCCTACAGTAGATCGCATCCGCCTGGTTACTTCATCAGGCCAAAACCTGCGTTTAAACCCTGAAACAGGAACTGTAGCTGCTACCGATGGCACCATAAATGGCGTAACCAACGCTAAAGTAGCATCGGTTGCCTATACTCAAAATAAAGCCGGGGCAAGTACCACCGTCCTTTTTGATATCGATATTGCAAATGATAAACTGCATAAACAAGATCCGCCAAATGACGGAAAACTGGTTGAGGTTGGAAGTCTTGGTTTTGATGCGGAAGAGATTGGCGGCTTCGATATTAACCCTGATGGCACCGCAGCATTAGCGGCATTAACTGTTGGGGGTAAATCTGGTTTATATGCCATTGATTTAAATTCGGGAAAAGCAGCTAAAATAAGTAATGTAGACCAACAGATTACCGGGCTTGCTATCCCTACCGAACCTGTTGCTTATGCCGTATCGAATAATAATGAATTGGTGATCTTCAATCCAGTGGCTGCATCACCTGCATTGGTTCTTAAAGCCATTACAGGTATACAGGCAGGAGAAAGCATTTTAGGTATCGATTTCCGCCCGGTAAACGGACAACTTTATGCCGTTGGAAGCACCAGTAGAGTTTATACCATTAACGCTTCTTCAGGTGCTGCCGTAATGGTTGGAACCGGACCTTTAGCTACTTTATTAACAGCCACACAAATCGGATTTGATTTTAATCCAGTGGCAGACAGGATTAGAATAGTAGGTAACAACGGGCAAAATTTCAGGATAGTACCAACTGATGCTACCCTGGTTGTAGACACCCCTATTTCGCTGGGTACAGCAACAATTTCCGGTGCTGCGTATACAAACAATTTTACTGGTGCAACTTCAACCGTATTGT
Proteins encoded:
- a CDS encoding DUF4394 domain-containing protein codes for the protein MIKTKHLIIVALLAIMTPILFSACKKDRNNDPEQETLTPGPDVNFYALTADSKLLLINAKNPNSITSQVTISGLQAGETILGIDFRPATGQLYGIGSTSRLYVIDPKTGTARSISAAPFTPALSGTSVGFDFNPTVDRIRLVTSSGQNLRLNPETGTVAATDGTINGVTNAKVASVAYTQNKAGASTTVLFDIDIANDKLHKQDPPNDGKLVEVGSLGFDAEEIGGFDINPDGTAALAALTVGGKSGLYAIDLNSGKAAKISNVDQQITGLAIPTEPVAYAVSNNNELVIFNPVAASPALVLKAITGIQAGESILGIDFRPVNGQLYAVGSTSRVYTINASSGAAVMVGTGPLATLLTATQIGFDFNPVADRIRIVGNNGQNFRIVPTDATLVVDTPISLGTATISGAAYTNNFTGATSTVLFDVDSTTDRLYKQDPPNAGTLVDVGALGVNIEANSGFDIGGTSGLAYGIFTVGGVQKLYSVNLTTGAATAGATISTAVRGFTLGLGF